In a single window of the Synergistaceae bacterium genome:
- a CDS encoding sel1 repeat family protein, whose product MKQGNIDVANLQGKLRMLFEDINSLPFDEVKKLAEMGRAVAQNNLGAMYYVKQDYAEALKWYRKAAEQGNASAQYYLGYMYENGNGVPKNLHEARKWYQKAAEQENEYIANSAKEALKRIK is encoded by the coding sequence ATGAAGCAGGGTAATATTGATGTTGCGAATCTTCAGGGAAAATTGAGAATGCTGTTTGAGGATATAAATTCGCTACCATTTGATGAAGTGAAGAAACTTGCTGAAATGGGCAGAGCTGTCGCACAAAACAATCTGGGGGCGATGTACTACGTGAAGCAGGATTACGCGGAGGCCTTGAAATGGTATCGCAAAGCCGCTGAACAGGGGAATGCTTCGGCGCAATACTATCTGGGGTATATGTACGAAAACGGCAACGGTGTACCGAAAAATCTTCATGAAGCCCGCAAATGGTATCAGAAAGCAGCAGAGCAAGAAAACGAATACATAGCAAACTCCGCAAAAGAAGCCCTCAAACGCATAAAGTAA
- the grdB gene encoding glycine reductase complex selenoprotein B, with protein sequence MAYRIVHYINQFYAGIGGEEKADYQPEIRAGIVGPGMALNAAFKGEAEIVATVICGDSYFASNMDEASAKILGMMKEYKPDAFIAGPAFNAGRYGTACGAMCEAVAKAFSIPVISGMYPENPGAEMYKKSAWIIETPDSAAGMRKAVPAMAKLALKLLKGEAIGKPSEEGYIERGIRKNMFYGKLAAERCVDMFAAKIKGEPFETEYKMPVFDRVDPQPAVKDMKHAVIALVTSGGICPKGNPDHIEASSASKFGEYDITGVNDLTSEKYCTAHGGYDATYADQDADRVLPVDVLRDLEREGAIGKLHNKFYTTVGNGTAVANAKKFGAEIANRLVADGVTAVILTSTUGTCTRCGATMVKEIERKLPVVHMCTIVPISQTVGANRIVPTIAIPHPLGDPTRTPEEEKTLRRGLVERALKALQTEITEQTVFTE encoded by the coding sequence ATGGCATACAGAATAGTACACTACATCAATCAGTTTTACGCGGGCATAGGCGGAGAAGAGAAAGCAGACTATCAGCCCGAAATACGCGCGGGAATCGTCGGGCCGGGTATGGCTCTCAATGCGGCGTTCAAAGGCGAGGCCGAAATAGTAGCTACCGTGATTTGCGGAGACTCGTATTTCGCCAGCAACATGGACGAGGCAAGCGCAAAAATTCTCGGCATGATGAAAGAATACAAGCCTGACGCATTCATTGCCGGGCCTGCGTTCAATGCCGGGCGTTACGGTACTGCGTGCGGTGCAATGTGCGAGGCAGTAGCAAAGGCATTCTCAATCCCCGTAATATCAGGAATGTACCCGGAGAACCCCGGCGCGGAAATGTACAAGAAATCCGCGTGGATAATCGAGACCCCGGACTCAGCCGCAGGAATGCGTAAGGCCGTCCCCGCGATGGCAAAACTTGCGCTGAAACTCCTCAAAGGCGAGGCAATCGGCAAACCGTCAGAGGAAGGATATATTGAGCGGGGTATCCGCAAAAATATGTTCTACGGGAAATTAGCGGCGGAAAGATGCGTTGATATGTTCGCGGCAAAGATTAAGGGTGAACCTTTCGAGACTGAGTACAAAATGCCCGTTTTTGACCGCGTAGACCCTCAGCCCGCAGTGAAGGACATGAAACACGCAGTAATCGCCCTCGTTACGTCCGGCGGAATCTGTCCCAAAGGCAACCCGGATCACATTGAAGCCTCAAGCGCGAGCAAGTTCGGAGAATATGACATCACCGGCGTAAATGACCTCACGAGCGAGAAATATTGCACGGCTCACGGAGGGTATGACGCTACATATGCTGACCAGGACGCGGACAGGGTGCTTCCTGTTGACGTATTGAGAGACCTCGAAAGAGAGGGCGCAATCGGCAAACTTCACAACAAGTTCTATACCACTGTCGGAAATGGTACGGCTGTCGCAAACGCAAAGAAATTCGGCGCGGAAATCGCAAACAGGCTCGTAGCTGACGGAGTTACGGCGGTCATTCTCACGTCAACCTGAGGAACCTGCACACGTTGCGGGGCAACGATGGTAAAAGAAATTGAGCGCAAACTCCCGGTAGTCCATATGTGCACGATAGTCCCGATCTCGCAGACAGTCGGCGCAAACAGAATCGTCCCGACAATCGCAATACCTCACCCGTTAGGAGACCCGACAAGAACGCCTGAAGAGGAGAAAACTTTACGGCGCGGACTCGTTGAGCGGGCTTTGAAGGCATTGCAGACGGAAATCACAGAGCAGACAGTTTTCACAGAGTAG
- a CDS encoding NAD(P)/FAD-dependent oxidoreductase: MEHFDTLIIGGGPAGLMAAIRSSSLGQIAAILEKNHSLGNKLLLSGKGRCNFTNAESDMDIFISHYGENGKFLHSAFSKFGPLRTREYFSHIGVKFVEERGKRIFPKEGGSQRVLDSLLMQCRKNGVKIMRSTPVKALKIRSGHVDFVITENSEYTADKYIIATGGKSYPKTGSTGDGYTFAQQAGHTITPLYPALVPVRTRETWPKLASGCDLRNVRLTVIADGKNVAERFGEMEFTNFGVSGPIVMDISRFIPDWQKRTDGTDTELQFSLDMKPTLTPEILTARIRRDIAKHSGHGKFYGLVRSLVPAKMVSLFLELSDVPAEKPTDYMSEEEIFDTVTLLKDIRMNVNGLWGFGNAVTTRGGVSLKEIDPSTMKSKLCDNLYFAGEVLDLNGPSGGFNLQVCWSTGYVAGSINAQKEEGE, translated from the coding sequence ATGGAACATTTCGACACTCTCATAATCGGCGGAGGCCCCGCGGGATTAATGGCGGCTATACGTTCGTCATCACTCGGACAAATAGCCGCAATCCTCGAAAAAAATCACTCACTCGGAAATAAATTGCTTCTGTCGGGAAAAGGACGCTGCAATTTCACAAACGCAGAGTCAGACATGGACATATTCATATCACATTACGGGGAAAACGGTAAATTTCTGCACTCAGCCTTCAGCAAGTTCGGCCCTCTTAGGACACGCGAATATTTCAGCCACATAGGAGTGAAATTTGTCGAGGAGCGCGGAAAAAGAATCTTCCCGAAAGAAGGAGGAAGCCAGCGCGTATTAGACTCCCTCCTCATGCAGTGCCGGAAAAACGGAGTCAAAATAATGCGCTCTACTCCCGTTAAAGCCCTCAAGATTCGCTCCGGCCATGTTGATTTTGTCATCACGGAAAACAGCGAGTACACCGCAGACAAATACATCATCGCCACCGGGGGAAAGTCGTACCCTAAAACAGGGTCAACAGGAGACGGATACACTTTCGCACAGCAGGCAGGCCACACAATCACGCCGCTTTACCCCGCGTTGGTCCCAGTCCGAACCCGCGAGACATGGCCGAAACTCGCAAGCGGGTGCGATCTGCGGAATGTCCGACTCACAGTCATTGCTGACGGGAAAAATGTCGCCGAAAGATTCGGGGAGATGGAGTTCACGAATTTCGGGGTCAGCGGGCCAATCGTAATGGACATTAGCCGATTCATTCCCGACTGGCAGAAACGCACAGACGGAACAGACACGGAGCTTCAATTCTCCCTCGACATGAAACCGACATTAACGCCCGAAATTTTGACGGCGAGAATCAGACGGGACATCGCGAAACATTCCGGGCACGGGAAATTCTACGGGCTTGTTCGGTCATTAGTCCCCGCGAAAATGGTATCACTGTTTCTTGAGCTGTCAGACGTTCCCGCCGAGAAGCCTACGGACTACATGAGCGAGGAAGAAATTTTTGACACAGTAACATTGCTGAAGGACATACGCATGAACGTCAACGGCCTGTGGGGATTCGGGAACGCCGTAACGACTCGCGGAGGAGTCAGCCTGAAGGAGATTGACCCGTCAACAATGAAATCAAAGCTGTGTGATAATTTATACTTTGCCGGAGAAGTGTTAGACCTCAACGGGCCTTCCGGGGGATTCAATCTTCAAGTTTGCTGGAGTACGGGCTACGTAGCGGGAAGCATTAACGCGCAGAAAGAGGAAGGGGAATAA
- a CDS encoding sodium:alanine symporter family protein: MDELLRIVSDANGFLWGTSFLIPLLCGTGLYFTLRLGFVQITKFGTACRKLFGNFSFFGEAAGSHGMTSFQALATAIAAQVGTGNLAGAMTALVSGGPGAIFWMWVAAFFGMATNFAEACLAQLYRERDETGQIVGGPAYYISRGLGNNPFAKFLAGFFAVSIILALGFMGNMVQANSISDAFNGAFGIDTKIIGGVLAVVAGLIFIGGVKRIASVTEKLVPLMAILYVAVGLALIVINFHHLPAVFGEIFSCAFAPKAVWGGMAGVAVSQAARYGIARGLFSNEAGMGSTPHAHAVANVSHPVEQGVLGIIAVFIDTFVVLNITVFAVMSSGVLDKNFVEGGANLRGISLVQAAFSEHFLGSYGYSFIAVCLLFFAFSTVIGWYYFGETNIRYLFGAKALLPYQLLVMAFIFVGSVLKIDLVWELSDFFNGIMVIPNLIAILFLSNKVARLLREYNEGKSYSQQEFLKG, encoded by the coding sequence ATGGATGAGCTGTTAAGAATCGTATCAGACGCTAACGGCTTTCTCTGGGGTACAAGTTTCCTCATTCCGTTATTGTGCGGAACGGGCTTGTATTTCACGCTCCGGCTTGGTTTCGTCCAGATCACAAAATTCGGGACAGCCTGCCGGAAATTGTTCGGCAACTTCTCATTCTTCGGAGAGGCTGCCGGGTCGCACGGGATGACATCATTCCAGGCACTTGCGACGGCAATCGCGGCTCAGGTGGGAACGGGCAATCTTGCCGGGGCTATGACTGCTCTTGTGTCGGGCGGACCGGGCGCAATCTTCTGGATGTGGGTTGCGGCTTTTTTCGGAATGGCCACGAATTTCGCTGAAGCCTGCCTCGCTCAGTTGTACAGGGAAAGAGACGAGACAGGGCAAATTGTCGGCGGGCCTGCGTATTACATTTCGCGGGGATTGGGCAATAATCCTTTCGCGAAATTCCTCGCGGGCTTTTTCGCCGTCTCTATAATATTAGCACTCGGCTTCATGGGCAATATGGTGCAGGCTAATTCAATAAGTGATGCTTTCAATGGCGCATTCGGTATTGACACAAAGATTATCGGGGGAGTCCTTGCAGTCGTTGCGGGATTGATATTCATCGGAGGGGTCAAGCGCATAGCCTCAGTAACAGAAAAACTTGTGCCGCTGATGGCCATTCTGTATGTTGCTGTGGGACTCGCGTTAATCGTCATCAACTTCCATCATCTCCCGGCGGTATTCGGTGAAATATTCTCGTGTGCATTCGCTCCCAAAGCTGTCTGGGGAGGCATGGCCGGAGTCGCAGTCTCACAGGCGGCGCGCTACGGAATCGCACGGGGACTCTTCTCGAACGAGGCCGGAATGGGATCGACTCCTCACGCTCACGCGGTCGCGAATGTCTCTCATCCCGTTGAACAGGGCGTACTCGGAATCATCGCGGTGTTCATTGATACGTTTGTCGTTCTGAACATCACAGTGTTTGCGGTAATGAGTTCGGGAGTCCTCGACAAGAATTTTGTTGAAGGCGGCGCGAATCTCCGGGGAATATCGCTAGTGCAGGCGGCATTCTCTGAACACTTCCTCGGCTCATACGGATATTCATTCATTGCGGTGTGCTTATTGTTCTTTGCGTTCTCGACTGTCATAGGCTGGTACTATTTCGGCGAGACGAATATACGCTATCTTTTCGGGGCCAAAGCGTTATTGCCGTATCAGCTTCTTGTGATGGCGTTCATATTCGTGGGAAGCGTCCTGAAAATCGATCTCGTCTGGGAGCTTTCTGACTTCTTCAACGGAATAATGGTAATCCCGAACCTTATCGCAATATTATTCCTAAGCAACAAGGTAGCCAGACTCCTGCGAGAATACAACGAGGGGAAATCCTACAGTCAGCAGGAATTTCTGAAGGGCTAG
- a CDS encoding GrdX family protein, with amino-acid sequence MLRLITNNAGLHDSAKSSEYVDGSSLDVLIHVRGLVHSGSIILTHPLCGNLRPNHQPYRSVIVDVIPGAVDLDSLSVIESAVNVYQSAEIITPKSLDALTRADYAYIDAELMRESLGRYGLIRDERLCDAPSLRVKEV; translated from the coding sequence ATGTTAAGACTTATCACAAACAATGCAGGACTTCACGACAGCGCGAAATCATCAGAATACGTTGACGGATCATCGCTTGATGTTCTGATTCATGTTCGCGGGCTTGTGCATTCAGGAAGCATAATCTTAACCCATCCCCTTTGCGGCAATCTCAGACCCAATCACCAGCCGTATAGATCCGTAATCGTTGATGTGATTCCGGGTGCTGTAGATTTGGACTCCCTTTCAGTTATTGAGTCAGCAGTGAACGTATACCAGTCAGCAGAAATTATCACGCCGAAAAGTTTGGACGCATTAACGCGGGCTGATTACGCATATATTGACGCGGAACTGATGAGGGAGAGTCTTGGGCGTTACGGGTTAATCAGAGATGAGAGACTCTGCGATGCCCCGTCATTAAGAGTGAAGGAGGTATAA
- a CDS encoding TolC family protein: MKLIVRIHRNQKFIGALILGVMLMIPHPCSASVSMTLPQYLREILLNNHTLRAGMKNIEASYYSVLASVAYQRPTTSGTFTGAYTTKQTSGNASQENVFAGNIGLRLTQRIDISGSYKLDEQQNILGYEVSRANFDNNINTLIAAAEETWWSAVLARENMKLQHEILLQRSENHRVTVEKYNQELVPKLDIVRSEAQVVAAETLEKTAETTYLNLIAELSLMAGGLDVEPVDEQLKVPEFDVALNFEDALEYRPDVRAARLNLERARLVKKLTAKGMSPTLDFAFQFTPWSDPESYATPNKYQAGASISMNFPITDGKATKYRVLNTDRLIQAAESSLSALKEQTRRDIAVAMNNWRNASAAEHDKQRQVERAEEELRITELMYAEGMGAQIDLINAQTAYQSVRTEYLDAVKDMYVALVAMRKAVGDYSPDENGDWREALERYGKGNDIVGELGLKNLRTTKK, from the coding sequence GTGAAACTCATCGTGCGAATCCATCGTAATCAAAAATTTATCGGCGCGCTGATTCTGGGAGTCATGCTTATGATTCCTCATCCTTGTTCCGCGTCAGTCTCTATGACTCTGCCTCAGTACCTGCGCGAAATTCTCCTCAACAACCACACATTAAGGGCGGGCATGAAGAATATCGAGGCAAGTTATTATTCCGTGCTTGCGTCAGTGGCGTACCAGCGTCCGACAACATCAGGGACATTCACAGGGGCATACACGACAAAGCAGACATCCGGGAACGCCTCGCAGGAGAATGTTTTTGCCGGGAACATCGGACTCCGTCTCACTCAGCGAATCGACATCAGCGGAAGCTACAAGCTCGACGAACAGCAGAATATACTGGGCTACGAGGTGTCCCGCGCAAATTTCGACAACAACATTAACACCCTCATAGCTGCGGCTGAGGAAACATGGTGGAGTGCAGTGCTTGCCCGCGAGAACATGAAGCTACAGCATGAAATTTTGTTACAGCGTTCAGAGAATCACCGCGTTACAGTCGAGAAATACAATCAGGAGCTTGTCCCGAAACTTGACATCGTTCGCAGTGAAGCGCAGGTAGTAGCCGCTGAGACACTAGAGAAGACCGCCGAGACTACATACTTGAATCTCATCGCGGAATTGTCGCTCATGGCAGGAGGGCTTGACGTTGAGCCTGTCGACGAACAATTGAAGGTGCCGGAATTTGATGTAGCCCTTAATTTTGAGGACGCATTAGAATACCGCCCTGATGTCAGAGCCGCAAGACTCAATCTCGAACGCGCCCGACTCGTGAAGAAGCTCACCGCTAAAGGAATGTCCCCGACTCTTGATTTCGCGTTCCAGTTCACACCGTGGTCAGACCCGGAGTCTTACGCCACGCCGAATAAATATCAGGCAGGAGCGTCCATCTCAATGAATTTTCCCATCACTGACGGAAAAGCCACAAAGTATAGAGTCCTCAACACTGACCGCCTAATTCAGGCCGCAGAGTCAAGCCTAAGCGCACTGAAAGAACAAACGCGCCGGGACATAGCCGTAGCCATGAACAACTGGCGGAACGCCTCAGCCGCAGAGCATGACAAACAGCGTCAGGTAGAACGCGCAGAAGAGGAACTCAGAATCACGGAATTGATGTACGCCGAGGGAATGGGAGCGCAGATTGACCTGATAAACGCTCAGACGGCGTACCAGTCTGTGAGAACGGAATATCTTGACGCGGTGAAAGATATGTATGTTGCTCTTGTGGCCATGCGGAAGGCTGTCGGGGATTACTCGCCTGACGAAAATGGAGACTGGAGAGAAGCTCTTGAACGTTACGGCAAGGGGAATGATATTGTCGGCGAACTTGGACTCAAAAATCTGAGGACTACCAAAAAATGA
- a CDS encoding type III pantothenate kinase, whose protein sequence is MLLVIDTGNTTTAAGIYDGENLTAHWRLSSTLRTHDELGVYLLNLISTKGLKPSDIHGAAFASVVPSLDIPIIEAIKKYFAVVPLQVNGMTDTGMNILCCNPREVGADRIVNAVAGREKYGQPLIVADYGTAITFDVVSPSGEYMGGAIAPGLNSGISALFSKAAKLPQVALNIPESVIGRSTEEAIQSGILFGNAGLTDRIIDMIHDEPGMKGAKVVATGGHAGFMSRLSRRIDIVDKWLTLEGLKMIFERVNG, encoded by the coding sequence TTGTTACTCGTAATCGACACAGGAAACACAACGACAGCCGCGGGGATTTATGACGGCGAAAATCTCACAGCGCACTGGCGACTCTCATCGACTTTACGCACTCATGATGAGTTAGGCGTGTACCTTCTGAATCTCATCAGCACAAAGGGCCTCAAGCCTTCCGACATTCACGGCGCGGCATTCGCGAGCGTAGTACCGTCTCTCGACATACCGATAATCGAGGCCATCAAGAAATATTTTGCGGTTGTTCCTCTTCAGGTGAACGGGATGACAGACACGGGCATGAATATTTTGTGCTGTAATCCCCGCGAGGTAGGAGCAGACAGAATCGTGAACGCAGTCGCAGGCCGCGAGAAATACGGACAGCCGTTAATTGTTGCTGACTATGGCACCGCGATAACGTTCGATGTTGTTTCACCCTCCGGCGAATACATGGGAGGAGCGATCGCCCCCGGCCTAAATTCGGGAATCTCCGCGCTATTCTCGAAGGCCGCAAAACTCCCGCAGGTAGCACTGAACATCCCCGAAAGCGTCATAGGGCGTTCAACGGAAGAGGCTATACAGTCGGGGATTCTTTTCGGGAACGCCGGACTCACTGACAGAATCATAGACATGATTCACGATGAGCCGGGCATGAAGGGCGCAAAGGTTGTGGCGACTGGCGGCCATGCTGGATTTATGTCGAGGCTCTCGCGGCGTATTGATATTGTCGACAAGTGGCTGACTCTTGAGGGCTTGAAGATGATATTTGAGCGGGTGAACGGTTAA
- a CDS encoding glycine/sarcosine/betaine reductase component B subunit, translating to MKLELHRLKVNGLKLGEKTGFENGILTVNKAEILALISEDPLLGKNIDVDIAMPGESTRIMPVKDVIEPRWKISGKGQVFPGMISDVETVGEGQTLVLSGCAVLTTGKLVRFQEGIIDMSGPGADYTPYSKTCNVVLVLEPSDPNMDKHDYEKACRLAGLKTAAYLAKACAGCKADSVEVYERPTIREAMNEFPGLPKVGYIYMLQTQGLLHDTYLYGVDVKRILPTIISPLEVMDGAIVSGNCVSACDKNSTYSHLNNPVIADMLKRHGKDFNFVAVIVTNENVTLADKRRSSSYAAKLAAMLGLDGVVITEEGFGNPDADLIMNCRKCEQLGIKTALLTDEYAGQDGASQSLADSCPEGNACVTAGNANEVIHLPAMSKVIGYAEEANVIAGGWQGSLAEDGSITVELQAITGATSELGYTKLGAYTL from the coding sequence ATGAAACTTGAGCTGCACAGGCTGAAAGTGAACGGCCTGAAGTTAGGAGAGAAAACCGGCTTTGAGAATGGAATACTGACCGTGAACAAGGCCGAAATTCTCGCGCTCATATCGGAAGACCCGCTTTTAGGGAAAAATATTGATGTCGATATTGCGATGCCCGGCGAGTCAACAAGAATAATGCCCGTGAAGGACGTAATCGAACCGCGATGGAAAATTTCGGGAAAAGGTCAGGTGTTCCCCGGAATGATCAGCGATGTTGAGACGGTCGGCGAGGGTCAAACGTTAGTGTTATCCGGGTGCGCTGTTCTCACAACGGGGAAGCTCGTACGCTTTCAGGAAGGAATAATAGACATGTCCGGGCCGGGAGCGGATTACACGCCGTACTCGAAAACCTGCAACGTTGTACTTGTTCTTGAGCCTTCAGACCCGAATATGGACAAGCACGACTACGAGAAGGCTTGCCGTTTGGCCGGACTCAAGACAGCCGCATATCTCGCAAAAGCCTGCGCCGGGTGCAAAGCTGACTCGGTTGAAGTCTACGAGCGTCCCACAATCCGCGAGGCAATGAATGAATTTCCCGGACTCCCGAAAGTCGGATACATCTACATGCTTCAGACACAGGGATTACTGCATGACACGTATCTTTACGGCGTTGATGTTAAGCGCATACTTCCGACAATCATCTCACCGCTTGAGGTAATGGACGGCGCAATAGTTTCGGGGAACTGCGTATCAGCCTGCGACAAGAACAGCACGTATTCACACCTGAACAACCCCGTAATAGCTGACATGCTCAAGAGGCACGGAAAAGATTTCAACTTTGTGGCAGTCATCGTAACAAACGAGAACGTAACACTTGCCGACAAGCGCAGAAGCTCATCATACGCCGCGAAATTGGCCGCTATGTTAGGGCTTGACGGTGTTGTGATTACGGAGGAGGGATTCGGGAATCCTGACGCGGATCTCATCATGAACTGCCGGAAATGTGAGCAGCTCGGAATCAAGACAGCGTTACTCACGGACGAATACGCCGGGCAGGACGGCGCGAGTCAGTCTTTGGCCGACTCATGTCCCGAAGGCAACGCATGTGTTACGGCCGGAAACGCGAACGAGGTTATACACCTTCCGGCCATGTCGAAAGTCATCGGCTATGCTGAAGAAGCAAACGTTATCGCGGGAGGCTGGCAGGGTTCGCTTGCTGAGGACGGCTCAATCACCGTAGAGCTTCAGGCCATCACGGGCGCAACAAGTGAGCTTGGCTATACGAAACTCGGAGCATACACGCTTTAA
- a CDS encoding tRNA-dihydrouridine synthase family protein — protein MRIGGLDLAGKLFLAPLAGVTTLPVREFFASHGASLTHTEMISCAGLVRDNAKTFDMLASSEREGPLVVQLFANDAGVLVSGGEAVMKHCAKFSAFGINMACPMPKITKNGCGSAILKKPGLAADMVKGLKTLGLPVWVKMRRLDDDDDTLRFADVIISAGADNVCIHGRTPSQRYEGIADRSIISQSCAEFPGMISASGDVRSVNDIEEYLSMGCAGVMIARGAFGNPFMFEEWSGQFRTRDEKISELLKFARDMYEISGEHKAVVLMKRFAGSILRNERGSAELRQKAMTSATLDEITSILQKGIVTE, from the coding sequence TTGAGGATTGGCGGACTCGATTTAGCGGGGAAATTGTTTCTTGCACCTCTTGCGGGCGTAACGACTCTTCCTGTGCGTGAATTTTTCGCTTCTCACGGAGCTTCCCTGACTCACACGGAGATGATTTCATGCGCGGGATTAGTCCGGGACAACGCAAAAACTTTCGACATGTTAGCGTCCTCAGAACGTGAAGGGCCGTTAGTCGTTCAGTTATTCGCGAATGACGCGGGAGTCCTCGTTTCCGGCGGTGAAGCCGTCATGAAACACTGCGCTAAATTCTCGGCGTTCGGAATCAACATGGCCTGCCCTATGCCGAAGATCACAAAGAACGGCTGCGGCTCTGCGATTCTCAAAAAGCCCGGACTCGCCGCGGATATGGTGAAAGGATTGAAGACTCTCGGCCTTCCTGTGTGGGTGAAAATGAGACGGCTTGATGATGACGATGATACATTGCGTTTTGCTGACGTGATAATTTCTGCGGGGGCTGATAATGTCTGCATACATGGCCGTACACCTTCACAGCGTTACGAGGGTATTGCGGACAGGAGTATAATCTCTCAATCTTGCGCCGAATTTCCCGGAATGATAAGCGCAAGCGGTGATGTTCGGTCAGTGAATGACATTGAGGAATATTTATCGATGGGCTGTGCCGGGGTAATGATAGCGCGGGGGGCGTTCGGAAATCCGTTTATGTTTGAGGAATGGAGCGGGCAATTCAGGACTCGTGATGAAAAAATTTCGGAGCTGTTAAAATTCGCACGTGATATGTACGAAATTTCAGGTGAACACAAAGCGGTTGTACTCATGAAACGATTTGCCGGGAGCATTCTGCGGAATGAGCGAGGCTCGGCGGAACTGAGACAGAAAGCTATGACATCAGCAACACTTGACGAGATAACAAGCATATTGCAGAAAGGAATTGTAACGGAATGA
- a CDS encoding TIGR03905 family TSCPD domain-containing protein produces MREHYEFQTEGVCAKLITFDIEDGRIYSLNFLGGCNGNLKAIAKLVEGSDAALTAEILRGNTCGHRMTSCADQLAQAIEQAIGLSEHRIAS; encoded by the coding sequence ATGAGAGAACACTATGAATTTCAGACTGAGGGAGTCTGCGCGAAACTGATAACGTTTGACATTGAGGACGGGAGAATCTACAGCCTTAACTTTCTCGGAGGGTGCAATGGAAATTTGAAGGCCATCGCCAAACTCGTTGAGGGTTCAGACGCGGCACTTACAGCGGAAATCCTCCGGGGGAACACATGCGGGCATCGTATGACATCATGCGCCGACCAGTTAGCCCAAGCCATCGAGCAGGCAATCGGTCTCAGCGAACACAGGATAGCCTCATGA
- a CDS encoding transglycosylase SLT domain-containing protein — translation MKTYKFIAAALIFVFLTGSCSVFPRAKKKNTAKAPQSQPAKTQPLKDPGVKARNIYALFTQKNPRLEPSSAGKYAEYVIEAAGKFGQDPYVIAAIIVHESTVNNKAVSKGGDYGLMQVRWKVHEKAIKQRFPKVKRANDMFDPRTNIMFGTEIFADGMKRSGNDTGKGLLRYSAGNTKLRDKVLATVKELRTKENAQKKKGK, via the coding sequence ATGAAGACGTATAAATTTATAGCCGCGGCATTAATATTTGTATTTCTCACGGGGTCATGCTCGGTTTTTCCGAGAGCAAAGAAGAAAAATACCGCCAAAGCTCCGCAGTCCCAGCCCGCAAAGACTCAGCCCCTGAAAGACCCCGGCGTGAAAGCCCGAAATATTTACGCCCTTTTCACGCAGAAAAATCCCAGGCTTGAGCCGTCAAGCGCGGGAAAATACGCCGAGTACGTCATAGAGGCCGCCGGAAAATTCGGGCAGGATCCCTACGTCATAGCCGCAATAATCGTCCATGAGTCGACCGTCAACAACAAAGCCGTCTCAAAGGGAGGCGATTACGGGCTTATGCAGGTTCGGTGGAAAGTCCACGAGAAAGCCATAAAGCAGAGATTCCCGAAAGTGAAGCGGGCAAATGACATGTTTGACCCAAGAACTAATATAATGTTCGGGACTGAAATTTTTGCTGACGGAATGAAAAGATCCGGCAATGACACCGGGAAGGGACTCCTGCGTTACAGTGCCGGGAACACAAAGCTGCGCGACAAAGTTCTTGCTACAGTGAAGGAGCTGCGCACGAAAGAGAACGCACAGAAAAAGAAGGGGAAATAG